The nucleotide sequence AATGGCTGCCGCAGATCCGCACCGCGGGTGCCATCTACCTCGGCAACGATTCGCCGGTGGCGGTCGGCGATTTCCTCGCTGGTCCCAGCCACACCCTGCCCACGGGCGGCAGCGGACGTTCCTTCTCCGGCCTGCGCGCGGATCAATTCCAGCGCCGCACCAGCATTGTGAAGCTCGACAAGAAGTCGGTGAGGAAGTCGCTGGCCGTGGTGGAGGAATTCGCCCGCATCGAAGGCCTCGACGCGCACGGTCGCTCGACGGCGATCCGGTGTGAATGAGGCAGTGATGCTCTTTTGAGACCTCGGATCTGGTTGATGGAGACATCGCTATATCCCGGTCGTGCCATGTGATATGAAATGCCGTCACTTGGCATTTCCACAATGGCCCGGATTTTCAAAGCGACGGAGGCGTGCGGACCTGCTCGCATGCCACCGCATGAAAGACGAATTGCTACTGCGATTGGAGTCCTTCGAACTTGATGAACCCTCCGCCCCGTTCCCGTTCAGCGCCCGCTTGGCTCGTGAGAATGGTTGGTCCCGCGAATTCTCCCGCCGGGTGATCGTGGAATACAAGCGCTTCGTATGGCTGGCCATGCGGGCGGGCCACCCGGTGACACCGTCCGAGGAGGTCGATGAGGCGTGGCATCTCCACCTCTGCTACACCCGCTCCTACTGGGACGGCATGTGCGGGGGAGTCCTCGGCAAGCCCCTCCATCATGGCCCCACCGAGGGCGGGGAGAAGGAGGATGCGATATTCGCGGACTGGTATGAGCGGACCTTGGAAAGCTACCGCCGCCTCTTCGGCGAGGAACTGCCCGCCGACATCTGGCCACCGGCGGAAATCCGATTCCGGCCTGCATCCAGCCGGAAGATTGATGCCACAACGCACTGGGCCGTCCCGAAGCGAGTGATCAAGCGCGTCCTGCTCGGTGGCTCCATCGCTGCGGTATTGCCCGTCCTTGCGGGCTGCTCCCACCTGATCGCGGCGGCGGATTTCGGTGATCTTCTCTGCTTCCTGATCCCGGTCGCTTTCGTGGTCTGGATCATCGTCCTGGCCGTGAAAAAGGGCGGTAAGGGCGGAGGGAACGGATGCGGAGGAGGTGGCTGCGGAGGCACTTCCTCCGGTATCTCAAGCTGTGGCAGCAGCGCGGGTGACAGCGGTTCCTCGGGCTGCAGCTCCTCCGGTTGCGGAGGCGGGGGCTGTGGTGGAGGCGGAGATTGATCCAGCCATTCGCTTCACTCCGTGCGCTCGAATGCCGCCGTCGCAGGCTCCAGCGACTTCAGGAAGAACTGGCAGAGGTCCGCATAGAGCGCGGTGGAGCCGGTGGCGAGCACGCGGTTGTGATCGGCTCCTTCTACCACGCGGAATTGCTTCCGGGAGTCGGGGATGGCGGCGAAGATTTCGATGCCCTGCTCGATGCCGATGTAGGGATCGCGGTCGCCGTGCGCGATCATTACCGGGAGATGCAGCTTTGCCGCGGCCTCCACCGGTCTCACATCGGCGGGCCAGTATCCGGCGCGCATTTTGGTGGCGCATCCCACGCTGAAGGCGGCGAGCGGGCAGCAGAAGCGCAGTTGCTCCGGCACGATCTCCTCCGCCGAGCGCAGCACCGGGCGATCCAGCGAGGCAAAAGTGGCCACGCTGGCGACTCCCGACCACTTCGCGGGCTCGCTTGCCGCAGCGAGCAGGGCGATCGATCCGCCTTGTGAGACGCCGAAGAGGAAGGCTGGGGTCGCTGGGAAATCGAACTTCGCGGATGCCTCGGCGAGCGCTTGGCTTGCCAATCCCGATTCCAGCAGTCCGAAGCTGCCGACCGTGCCGGGGTGGTCGCCTTGTCCGGGGATATCCACCAGCAGGCAACGGAAGCCCGCCGCGCAGAAGCGTTCGCAGATCGGGAGGTGATCCTCCTTCCGCCCGCTGTGCCCGTAGAACATCACGATGGTCCCGAGCTGTGAACCCCATGGCGGCAGCGCGATGCCCCGTCCGTTGAGTTCTTCCCGCAGAGCCCGTCCCTTCTCCGCCGGACCCGGTTCCGCGATGCCGGTGACCAGCAGGCCCGGCGTCTCATCCGTCATGACAAACGGCTGCACCTGAAGGCCGAAATCCGCGGGCTTCGCGAGGATTTCCCGGTGGTAATCCTGCAGGCCACGCCGCTGCGGCGAGATCAGTCTGCCCGATCCCCACCAACCGGCCACAGCCAGCACGACGGCGAGTAAAAGGGCAAAGATGGCCAGAAGTCTAAGGGCGAGACGGCGTAGGCGCTTCATGCAGGGCGGGCGGAGGGGAGCTCGGACGCGTGAAATACGGAAGAGGAGACCGTGAATTTCGCAAGATCGCGTTTGCCATCAAGGAATTCGGCGTCTAGGGGAAGCCCATGACTTTGCTCGCCGAGACGTCCGATGTGATGACCAAGACCCGTGAACTGTGCGCCGCCATCGCCGGTGACGCCCATTTCTCGAAGCTCCAGCAGGACGTGGAGCGCTTCTTGGGCGATGATGGCGCGCGCCTGATGTACCAGACCGTTCACCAGCGCGGTGAGGAGCTGCACCACAAGCAACACTCCGGCGTGAAGCTCGCTCCGACCGAGATCCGCGAATTTGAGGCCGCCCGTGACGCCCTCATGAGCAACGAGGTCGCTTCCGCCTTCCTTGATGCTCAGGACGAGTTGGAGTCGCTCCAGAAGACCATCGGCAAGTACATCAACATGACCCTAGAGCTGGGCCGTGTGCCGAGCGAGCAAGAGGTCGCTCAGGCCGAAAAGGGCGGCTGCTGCGGCGGTGGTGGCTGCGGCTGCTGAGCCGGGCTTCCTCTGACGAGTTTTCCAATGCATCGGGCGGCTTCTTCACGGAAGCCGCCCGTTTCTTTGCCGGGCACGGATTACTCCGCGCCGTTGGCAACTTCCTTCGGCTTGGCAAACTTCGCGCGGGCGATTTCCCAAACCATGGGCAGCACGGAGAAGCCGATGATACCGAGCACCACGAGCTCGAAGTTCTCCTTCACCACCGGGATGTTCCCGAAGAACCAGCCGGCGGGCAGGATCAGCACCACCCAGAGGATCGCGCCGGAAATGTTGAAGAACATGAAGCGCTTGTAGTCCATCTCGCCCGATCCAGCGACGAAGGGTGCGAAGGTGCGGACGATGGGCACGAAACGGGCGAGGATGATGGTCTTGCCGCCGTAGCGGACGAAAAATTCGTTGGTCTTAGCGATATGCGACGGCTTAACGATCTTCGGGAACTTCCGCATCATCCACTGGCCGCATTTACGGCCGATCCAGTAGTTCACGGTGTCACCGAGGATCGCGGCGACCAGCAGGACCGCGGCGGCGATCCAGATATTGAGTCCGGAGAGGGGATCGGCAGCGAGCGCACCCACGGCGAAGAGCAGCGAATCGCCCGGCAGGAAAGGGGTGACGACGAGACCGGTCTCGCAGAAGACGATCACAAACAGGAGCACATAGACGAGTGTCCCGTATTCTCGGGTGAAGGCGGTAAGGTGTTCCTGGATGTTCAGGATGAAGTCGATGATCTGCATCTGGCTTAGGTGTTTTCTGGGCGGGGGTCGCGGCTGAGCAGCTCGTGCATCGCGTGCGCGGCCGGTTTGCCTTGGTAGAGGATCGAGAAAACGGCGTCGATGATCGGCGTGCGGACACCTGCCTTTCCGGCGGCATCGTGGATCGAGAGGGTGTTTGGCACGCCTTCCGCGACCATGCCGAGCGAGGTGGTCGCCTCTTCCAGCGACTTGCCGTGGCCGAGCGCCAGGCCGACGCGATGATTGCGGGAGTGCTTCGAGAAGCAGGTGGCGATGAGGTCGCCGACTCCGGAAAGCCCGGCGAAGGTCTCGGCGCGGCCGCCTAAAGCGACGCCGAGGCGGGTCATTTCCGCGAGCGCGCGCGTGACCAGCGCCGCGATGGCATTGTCACCGAGGCCGAGGCCGGCGGCGATGCCCGCGGCGATCGCATAGACGTTCTTGATCGCGCCACCGAGCTCGATGCCCGCGAGATCGTCACTGGTGTAGCTGCGGAAGTGCGGTGCGGTGAAAAGCTCCTGCAGATTGCGAGCGAGTGCTTCGTCGGTAGCACCAATGACCGCGCAGGTAGCCAGATTGGCCGCGATTTCCTCGGCATGGTTGGGCCCGGAGACCACGGCGACGGGATTGTGAGGGAAGACCTCGCGGAGGATCTCGCTCATCCGTTCGCCCGTGTTCCGCTCAATGCCCTTGGCACAGGAAAGCAGCACGGTCTCCCGTGATAGGCCGACGAGGTCGTTCGCACACTGGCGGGTGGCGGCGGTCGGCACGCCAAAGAGCACCAGAGGATGGGCCGCGGCGTCGGAAAGCTTTGTCGAGGCGCGGACATGCTCCGGCAGCACGATCTCCTTCAGGTAGCGGGGATTGCGGTGGCTGGAGTTGATCGAGTCCACGACTGCCTCATCGCGGCCGATCAGCACGAGATCGGACAGCTTTGGCGCGAGCAGCACGGCCAGCGCCATGCCAAAGGAGCCGGTGCCGAGGATGGCGGCGGAAGGAAAGGCGTCAGGCATCGGACTTTTTCTTGGGCTGGAAGCGGTTTTCGGTGCCGGCCCGCAAGCGCTGGATATTCCCGCGATGCTTCCAGATCGCCAAGGCCGCGATCACGACGGAAAAGACAAACAGCGGCTTGTTCCAGGTGCCTGCAGCGATCTTCCCGTGCTGCCATGATCCGAAGATGATGATCGGCGGGAGCATCGCCGCCGCTACGATGGAGGCGACCGAGACGTATCGGCTGACCTTGAAGGTGATGAGCCAGACGAGGATCAGCACTCCTACTGCGCCCGGTGCGAGGGCGATGAGGACTCCCGCGGAAGTGGCGATGCCCTTGCCTCCCTTGAAGCCCACCCACGGCGAGTAGTTATGCCCCAGGATGGAAAGCAGGCCGGTGAGGACCTGGAGCGACTGGGCCTTCCACTGGTCTCCCGCGCTGAAGATGTAGCCGTGATCGAGCAGCCCGCGGAAGGTGAAGCCGGTTTCTTGCCCTTCGAAGCGGATCAGGGTGATGGCCAGCAGCGTGGGGATGAATCCCTTCAGCGCATCGAGGATCAGACAGGTGATCCCGTATTTTTTCCCGACCACGCGCAGCACGTTGGTGGCTCCGATGTTACCGGAACCGTGCTGACGGATGTCGATGCCCTTCATCCGGGCGATGAAGAGTCCGAAGGGGATCGACCCGAGGAGGAATGCGATGAGCGGACAGAGCCAGAGCTGCATGGGCGCGGCTTGGGTAGTCGAAAGGAGAGGGG is from Luteolibacter flavescens and encodes:
- a CDS encoding NAD(P)H-dependent glycerol-3-phosphate dehydrogenase, which gives rise to MPDAFPSAAILGTGSFGMALAVLLAPKLSDLVLIGRDEAVVDSINSSHRNPRYLKEIVLPEHVRASTKLSDAAAHPLVLFGVPTAATRQCANDLVGLSRETVLLSCAKGIERNTGERMSEILREVFPHNPVAVVSGPNHAEEIAANLATCAVIGATDEALARNLQELFTAPHFRSYTSDDLAGIELGGAIKNVYAIAAGIAAGLGLGDNAIAALVTRALAEMTRLGVALGGRAETFAGLSGVGDLIATCFSKHSRNHRVGLALGHGKSLEEATTSLGMVAEGVPNTLSIHDAAGKAGVRTPIIDAVFSILYQGKPAAHAMHELLSRDPRPENT
- the plsY gene encoding glycerol-3-phosphate 1-O-acyltransferase PlsY, which translates into the protein MQLWLCPLIAFLLGSIPFGLFIARMKGIDIRQHGSGNIGATNVLRVVGKKYGITCLILDALKGFIPTLLAITLIRFEGQETGFTFRGLLDHGYIFSAGDQWKAQSLQVLTGLLSILGHNYSPWVGFKGGKGIATSAGVLIALAPGAVGVLILVWLITFKVSRYVSVASIVAAAMLPPIIIFGSWQHGKIAAGTWNKPLFVFSVVIAALAIWKHRGNIQRLRAGTENRFQPKKKSDA
- a CDS encoding alpha/beta hydrolase, giving the protein MKRLRRLALRLLAIFALLLAVVLAVAGWWGSGRLISPQRRGLQDYHREILAKPADFGLQVQPFVMTDETPGLLVTGIAEPGPAEKGRALREELNGRGIALPPWGSQLGTIVMFYGHSGRKEDHLPICERFCAAGFRCLLVDIPGQGDHPGTVGSFGLLESGLASQALAEASAKFDFPATPAFLFGVSQGGSIALLAAASEPAKWSGVASVATFASLDRPVLRSAEEIVPEQLRFCCPLAAFSVGCATKMRAGYWPADVRPVEAAAKLHLPVMIAHGDRDPYIGIEQGIEIFAAIPDSRKQFRVVEGADHNRVLATGSTALYADLCQFFLKSLEPATAAFERTE
- a CDS encoding DedA family protein, whose product is MQIIDFILNIQEHLTAFTREYGTLVYVLLFVIVFCETGLVVTPFLPGDSLLFAVGALAADPLSGLNIWIAAAVLLVAAILGDTVNYWIGRKCGQWMMRKFPKIVKPSHIAKTNEFFVRYGGKTIILARFVPIVRTFAPFVAGSGEMDYKRFMFFNISGAILWVVLILPAGWFFGNIPVVKENFELVVLGIIGFSVLPMVWEIARAKFAKPKEVANGAE
- a CDS encoding YlbF family regulator, which encodes MTLLAETSDVMTKTRELCAAIAGDAHFSKLQQDVERFLGDDGARLMYQTVHQRGEELHHKQHSGVKLAPTEIREFEAARDALMSNEVASAFLDAQDELESLQKTIGKYINMTLELGRVPSEQEVAQAEKGGCCGGGGCGC
- a CDS encoding glycine-rich domain-containing protein; the encoded protein is MKDELLLRLESFELDEPSAPFPFSARLARENGWSREFSRRVIVEYKRFVWLAMRAGHPVTPSEEVDEAWHLHLCYTRSYWDGMCGGVLGKPLHHGPTEGGEKEDAIFADWYERTLESYRRLFGEELPADIWPPAEIRFRPASSRKIDATTHWAVPKRVIKRVLLGGSIAAVLPVLAGCSHLIAAADFGDLLCFLIPVAFVVWIIVLAVKKGGKGGGNGCGGGGCGGTSSGISSCGSSAGDSGSSGCSSSGCGGGGCGGGGD